The sequence below is a genomic window from Trichosurus vulpecula isolate mTriVul1 chromosome 5, mTriVul1.pri, whole genome shotgun sequence.
CTTGATAATTGTAAACACACTGTGAAAATTGCATGAATTCATTGCTCTGGTGGTGTAGTAAAGAAGGAGTAAGCCCTGGTTCTTTCTAAACTTCAGCTTTAAAAGCCTAGAACCTCAATGTTCAGTTTatttaattcagcaagcattaagTGACCATCCAGAATAATTAGACCCTAGGAAAACTAGATTACATTGCTCTAAACTCAGGAGAAGACAGACTTGTTTTCAGGATGTTAGTTTGTTAATTTAGTGTGTGAATTATATCAGTCACAAAAGACCAGAAAATGTACATTGGTCAAGGCAAGCTTATTCAAGATATTGTGATATCTGGAAATCTAATCAGTAAATTGGTTAGTAAACATTGGATCATGGAGCAAAATCTTAAAGGTATATTTTCACTAAACTATTGATCTAAGTCTGCCTTCTCAGTTCTAGGCATGTGACTGTCACTCATTTCTACTAGTCATGACATGCTTTCGTCATAGAGTTCTAGAAACAAATGACTATGTTCAGTAATCCCAGAGATTTTCGCTTCTGGTTTGTTCAAgaacattaactttttttttttcgaCAATAAAAACACTCTAGGGATcccaaattttttccttcttttagtaATGCCTTAAATGGTCAAAATGTGCTACAGAGGAAAGAATAGTGAATTAGTATTAGCAAGCCACTTACTCTTATTTGCTTAATTTGTAAAgcgagggagttggactaaataaaACTTTGAGGTCCACTCAAGCTCTTACGTATGAACCATATGGTAACCCAGGAAGAAGAGTTGCAAATAAGTGAAAATTTGTCTTTTCATTTAGGATTACTTCCAAGTTTTAGTTATTGGATTTAAGCACATGTTTCAAAGAAACTCTAGGCCCAACTCACCAACTGCTATCTCCTTTGCAAGACTGGAGTTGCTTTGAGGGATTCTACAGTCCAACAACTCCATCTTAATTCTATTAATCATCTATCATGTGCTGAGTACTGTGCTGGGCAGCTAAGATTAGAGAGTagggaagaaatacaaatattaatttaGAGATGACCTGTGTCATCATGAAAGTCTCAAAACAGGAGCCACGTCACACATAAATAGCTATAATACAAAAGAATATAAGTATATGGGATCAGTTCAAAGCATAGTCCAAGGAAAGAAATGTCATTTCTGACTGGGAGTGAGTTGAAGAATAGTCAGGGAATCAGAGGTTTCTTTGAAGAGATAAAATTTGAACAGGATCTTGAAAATTAGCTAAGATTTCCAAAGCCATACATGGTAGGAAatatattccaagcatggggaaagGTATAGGCAAAGGCATAGAGGTAGGAAAAGACACCTAggccagtcccctcattttacaaattaatgctgaggcccagagtggttaaatgatttacccaaggcctCCTAGGTATAGCAAATGGGAGAGGTatgatttgaattctggtcctctgaatccaaatccagtgctctttccactgcaccatgcatAAAGAATTTGGATTATATGGTATTCAGGTAGTAGTTAACCAGCATGGCATTTGGAGCCCAGAAGAAACATGATCAAATCTATTTGGTATCAGTATGATGGGTATATTGACAGGAGACCGGTAAGAAAGATACTATAGTAAGATAGTGGGCAATAAAGTCTTGTGTCCATCTCTGGTGGCAGTGGAAACAGAAAGGAGGATATCTAAgagatttcagagttggaataAAGAGCTCTTGGCAACTGATTTTCCATGACAAGTGTGGGAGAGGGAAAAGTTTCAAGCTTTCATAACTTGGTAAATAATGGTACCATTGACAGAATCCAGAAGCCAAGAGGATGCGGCTGTTAGCCATAAGGAAAGAAATAGGAGGAAGGCAGTTGTGTAGAGGTGGACGTGAATTCTGACCACATGCTCTTCCCCCATCTATCCAAACAGTGACAAACAGCTGGTTTCTTTAACTTAACCCTCTTCTACTGGCATCACAGTTACTGTTTCAAAGCAGAGAATAAAGGTAGGAGTTAGATTGGGAATAGATTGTTCAGTGCACATTTTCCCTATTTTCTGTGCAAAATCTGCATCTAGGCAGTCACAAGTAGTGATAGTTGTCTCAAGTTAAGATAGCCAAAATGTGGCCATCAGCAAATCCAGTTCCTAAAATTTGGTGCCAgtaggaaaataaataaacacaactCTCATCATCTAattttatatgcctatatatacattaaatatacatgcatactacTCTTAAAACTTAGTAGTAAAGATACTTTTTTTGCTTCTAATAGTCTCTTATTTGGAATAGTGGTTCATTAAGTATACATTTGTTGCTCTTTTAGGAGTTATCTGAGGCAAATAGTCCAGTTTAATAAGATAAGCTGTTATTTAAGTTATTTAAGTTTTTTGCCAACTCAGGGATTTAGAGAAATGCATTCattcgataaatatttattaagtatatgcATTCTACAAGAAATCTTTGGAAAATGTCTCATACATACTGGCTAAAGTTATATTAAGTTTCCAAAAAGGGTGTTCACAAAATTCTTAatcacttttaaaatgtaataactGCTAACACGTTTTTGCCATGGAAACAATGTTATGTTAAGAAGGGGGTTAGGTTCCAGGGCCAAGCTAGTGCCAAGAGCTCTCGTTACCATGAGCCTCAGTCTCAATAGGCCTGCAGTTATGGGAAAGGGTGCTCTGATGACAAGAAAAGCCTACCAGAgactttattgagtagagaaaggGTGGGGATTCTGAGAGTTTCAGCTAGAATGGGAATGAAAACTCATATAACTTATCCAGCTGGAGATGGGAAGCCAGGATAGAGTAGAGTGGAAGTACTAGGTGAGGAAAGCAGAACATCAGTCTTTCCTAGCAGCAGCAGAGCTACCTTGTAAGATTCCATCTTAAAGGTGTGGCAGAAGAAGGTCATTATGTGAATGTTCATAAATAGACAATTCTGTAATATTTGCCTTAGGGGCACCACATTTTATAAAGTTTTATAAAAGTTATCACAATAATAAGAATTTAGGAtgtcatgaaaaacatttaacaattgttaaaactcaaaactttaaaactaATAGTAATATGTTTCCTGTCAGAATTTATCACAAGCCAAATTCAGCTGATGAAACATAACTGCACATGATAAAAGCATGCTAATAACAAGTACCAAATGTTCAGGAGCtgtctttttaaaagtcttttctaAATAATTTACTTCACTTTTATACCAAAAAGTATCAAAACCTTGCACCAAATATTTACTTTTCTAAAATAAATCTTTACTTATATCAGACTAATCTCCTTTAGAATTTagatgtgtgtgtgagtgagtgataTGTATATGCACCTgcctttatatatgtttatatatacacatgtttgcgcatgtatgtatgtgcatatatttatgcatgtatatgtgtatatgtatatgtgtttatatataacaGCTTTGATAAGCATTTTCAAAAGGTTAATTGAAATCTACAGTtacaatgaaatttaaaaaggtcTATGGTCTTTCAGTCAATCCTAGCTCGTAGGGAAGGTAAAGCTTCATTTTCCACCCATGGATTTTTTAGTGAGCACATAGAATGTGGCAAAATtgatgaaatataatttttcctatagtagctccctcattttgtaaatgaggaatctgaggcccaagaaagttaaatgacttgcctaaggtcacatacaCAGTATgagtcagaagtagaatttgaacccagatcatctgagTTTAGAATCAgtgctttttcttttcaattccaGGTTTCCTCTTCATGACAAAGAGAGACTTGAAAAATGGTTACGGAATATGAAACGTGATACATGGGTTCCCAGTAAATACCAGTTCCTGTGCAGTGACCATTTTACTCCTGACTCTCTTGACATCAGATGGGGCATTCGATATTTAAAACAAACTGCTGTACCAACTATTTTTTCTTTACCTGAGGACAGTCaggtaatattttctctttctttggggGGAATTGAAAGGTGCCCAAGGTTGTCAGAGAAGGAGGAGCTAGATTATTATTTACTTACCTTGTAGGAAATTCCACATATCTTGTGATTAagtgtggaaacaaaattcataaaagaaaaatactaatttttataaaataattacctCACCTAAGATATGTGGGGATGATGtatttagtttttttatttaattataatacTTGTCAATTATACTATGGCATGAAGCTTGGCATTAAGAAAGGTAAGTTTTATAGTAATATTATGCCCAAAAAAGGATGAGGTTTCTGAAGCCTGTACATATGTATAGgaaacattttttctctttatgataacaagaaattttttttaaaaaattcatacagAAATACAACAGCTCAAATAATTTAAGGAGATTTAGCCTTttcattatacatgtaaaataacACTAAAAGTGAATGGGATTCCATTATGGACTACTTGCCTGATAACTCCTGATGTTTGCCTAAGTTAATTGGTGAATAACTCTTCAAAAGACAATCAAAggattttaaagtaatatttaacTTGCAATTCTAAATTTAAATAGTTTACTATATTTGCCTGTTCTTTTCTGTAcatgaaagttttttaaaatatcttgaacATTTACATATTTACTAAGTCACTAAGTATTTGGTAGAATATTTTTTAAGTGTTGATAAATTTAACTCTGACAGTTACTTTTCATAAAACAAGCAATATTTATTGTTCAGTAAACTTTGAAAAATGAACTTGCTGAGTTTGAAAATATTGTTTTCTAGGAAAAAGATGATGCAAAAAATaagcctcaggaaaaaaaagcagaagatgagagagaaatatgccTAATGGTAAAGTCAGAAGAATTATCTGCACAAATGGAACCAAAGAAAAATATAGTAAGCACAGAAAATTTTGCTGGAAGTACAAATTTACTTTATTCATCCTCTTTGAGTGAACCACTACAAAAGGATAAGCCACCAGTTTCCAGTATGGAAAATCCACATAATGGCACATTAACTATTAATTCTCCAATTCCACAACATATTGAAAAACCAAATCCTGTTTTAGAAACAGCAGTTGTCCAGGATATAGAAGTCAGTAgctttcatacttctcttgagaaCCTCTTAAATACTACAGCTGCTACTCTGAATGTCTCAGATCCAGAGCATGTGCATCTCTCTGTGGAACCCAGTAATATAGTTGAAACAGCTATAGATCATCTCTCTAATCCAGATATCACAGATATTTCTGTGTCAACACAGGAAAATACTGTCTTACTGAGTACCATTACTCAGACAATTGAAGAGCTGAACACAGATGAAGAATCAGTTATTACCATTCTAGTGCCTACTGAAAACTCTAAGCCATCTACCAGTTCATTCATGCCAACAGAGCAAGAGAGCATAGATGTGGAAGATGTAGATATTGAAGACTCCTTATATGATGACACAGACTATGGAATTGAAGTACTACAAAGTGAGCACTCTTATTGCAGGCAAGATATTAACAGGGAACTTCTTTGGCAAAAAGTTACCAAACTACATTCAAAGATAACCCTTCTTGAACTACAGGAGCAACAAACTCTAGGAAGACTCAAATCTCTAGAAACTCTTATAGGCCAGCTAAAACAAGAAAACTTGCTATCTGAAGAAAAACTCAAGATtgtagaaaattgtttcacaacATTTGAAGTTACTATGATAGAATAAAAACTTTTTAGAAGCCATGATTTTATATAAGATCATTACAAACTGTTTGATTATCCCTGATTTATTTACAAGGTGACCTATTTTCCAGCATGAATCTCATACTCTTAATGATGTTTATGAAAATACAATGTCATAAAAGCCCTCTTGTTTTCATAAAATCCAGAATTAGGAAATTGCCATTTAAAGTGATTAGCTAAGAAGCACAATGagtgaaactggaaaaaaaaacatttaaatatttgtattttagccTAAGGAAGCATTTGTGacaaattctctcatttgattctaataCTCCACATGCTAACATTGTGGAGGAGcaacatcttttttattttttattttttattatttttttttttgcagggggggaaggcagggcaattggggttaagtgacttgcccaaggttacacagctaggtcAGTCAggtactcctgattccagggccggtgctgtactcactgcgccacctagctgcccctagagggGCAACATCTTATGGTAATTATATAATACTTAATTTATTGTAAGATATGGCTGAATTCTAAAGATTGAGCTCCTATtctgtgaagtgagaagaacagtAAAATGGGAGTCAGTAAGCCTGTGATGTCACATAGCTTTCTCTTGGCTAGCTGTGTAAACTTGGAAAATCACACCTGTATTTCAggtgtctcatctgtaaaataagggaattagaTCAAGGGATCTtgtcagctctaaaattctgttcctGTGAGACCCTTCCTTACTAAAGAGCATTATAAACagatttacttcaaagatattttACGATGCATCTTGATCATAGTTATTGCTTTTGTTGTCTGGATAGCTAagtatttacttttataagaatTCCTGTGTGGTTTAACCTTTCAACTGCAATTCATTTCTTTAATAAAGTGTGtcccaggattgttttgttttcatttgaacTGCATTGTAAACTGGGCACCACCTTTACACAGTGCCCAGTTGTGTTCTTGGGATAAGATTCTCTTAAACCTTAAGCATTACTTCTTAAGTTATAAATATACCTTGTGTGGTTGGCCATTGTAATAGTCAtctaggagcttaataaaagaCTACCAGCTGTATCTTTCTATTTCATAAATACAAGGGATAACttaataaatggggaaaaaaattaagcacaATTTTCATAATACTCATTCCATAGTATTCGCTCCTTAATGAGTattaattgactttttttttaattgcttgtaTGTTGGGCATTCCAaataatgtttttgtttcttgggACACTGGTATAATAATGAACATCATTCCCACTCATCTTCATTTTAATTTGTTGTGTTTAACCTGTAATCAAGAAATTTAAGGAAATTGATAAAATATATTGGGAAACGAAGTTGAAAGAAGAGAATCATACAAATAAAAATTGCTTTTAGATAGCATGAGAAAATTAGTAGAAAAAACTAAAGTAGGAACGTAATGACTTGAAGGAAATAACTAAAAGCTTGAAAAATAGCTAATGTACTCTGAAATTAATAGTCAACTTGATTGATAAATGTTGATGAAGGAATATCCATGACAGTATGAAGTAtggtatattttattttggaagGCAAATAATCACTTTTGTCTCTTCTAGCCCCATAAATTCTATGCTTATTTTCCAAC
It includes:
- the THAP5 gene encoding THAP domain-containing protein 5 isoform X1 yields the protein MPRYCAAFSCKNRRGRNNKDRKLSFYPFPLHDKERLEKWLRNMKRDTWVPSKYQFLCSDHFTPDSLDIRWGIRYLKQTAVPTIFSLPEDSQEKDDAKNKPQEKKAEDEREICLMVKSEELSAQMEPKKNIVSTENFAGSTNLLYSSSLSEPLQKDKPPVSSMENPHNGTLTINSPIPQHIEKPNPVLETAVVQDIEVSSFHTSLENLLNTTAATLNVSDPEHVHLSVEPSNIVETAIDHLSNPDITDISVSTQENTVLLSTITQTIEELNTDEESVITILVPTENSKPSTSSFMPTEQESIDVEDVDIEDSLYDDTDYGIEVLQSEHSYCRQDINRELLWQKVTKLHSKITLLELQEQQTLGRLKSLETLIGQLKQENLLSEEKLKIVENCFTTFEVTMIE
- the THAP5 gene encoding THAP domain-containing protein 5 isoform X2, whose protein sequence is MKRDTWVPSKYQFLCSDHFTPDSLDIRWGIRYLKQTAVPTIFSLPEDSQEKDDAKNKPQEKKAEDEREICLMVKSEELSAQMEPKKNIVSTENFAGSTNLLYSSSLSEPLQKDKPPVSSMENPHNGTLTINSPIPQHIEKPNPVLETAVVQDIEVSSFHTSLENLLNTTAATLNVSDPEHVHLSVEPSNIVETAIDHLSNPDITDISVSTQENTVLLSTITQTIEELNTDEESVITILVPTENSKPSTSSFMPTEQESIDVEDVDIEDSLYDDTDYGIEVLQSEHSYCRQDINRELLWQKVTKLHSKITLLELQEQQTLGRLKSLETLIGQLKQENLLSEEKLKIVENCFTTFEVTMIE